DNA sequence from the Nitrospira sp. genome:
ACGCGAACAGATACACACGCTCGTCTCATCGCTGTTCGACTCCACTATCATCCATCCAAGCCCCATGGTCTTTCAGGGAATCTCGATTTGGCGAATGGTGGGAATTCGATCCGGGCAGGAAGTCGTGATCGACTTCCTCCTGGCGGACACGGCCTATCTTCGAACCGCATTGGAGCGAAGACATACGGTTTCCTTCGCCGCGCTGCAGGTTCCGATGCTGTCGATCGAGGATCTCGTCATCCTGAAGATGGTGGCGGGACGACTCCAGGATCGTGCCGATCTGGAAAAAATCCGTGCGCGCCAGGCGGACCTACGCGTCGATTGGACATACGTTGACCACTGGAAAACGATGCTCGGACTTGCTGACCGGTAGGTGGGGCAGGATTTCTAAAGCATGGAGGAATTATTCGATCCCGGATGGTTTCCGATGGAAGGCTAGTGCCTGCTCGTGGACGACAAAGACCGCACGTGCTTAACCCTACGATGTCATCCTTCGTTCTTCCGCGGCACTCTGGACGGCCCTCTCAATTTTCTTCTTGATCTGATCCCATGTCGCCGTCTCGGGCAACCGCTGGAGCTCCTTAATCGCCCTTTTCTTTGGCGTAAGTGCTTCCTCTTCTATGCTCAAGCCACCTCCTGGTGTCCGCCGAACAGCGCCTGCAAAGGCCTCCCATTTATGATCATCAGAAAGAATCTGCTTTAGAAGAGGCCTATGTTCT
Encoded proteins:
- a CDS encoding nucleotidyltransferase, producing the protein MAAEPILVRAFSDLITHFNERGVTYALAGGWAYSALVEPRATTDIDLLILLDPPSREQIHTLVSSLFDSTIIHPSPMVFQGISIWRMVGIRSGQEVVIDFLLADTAYLRTALERRHTVSFAALQVPMLSIEDLVILKMVAGRLQDRADLEKIRARQADLRVDWTYVDHWKTMLGLADR